In the genome of Desulfuromonas sp. DDH964, one region contains:
- a CDS encoding DUF721 domain-containing protein — translation MKAPPRPRLRRAAGIGGVLQGLLQQKGMSERLREYRAWQVWNEVVGPQIAAHAQPCGIRDGILEIRVDQPVWMQQLQLLKPKLLARLNERLGAALFRDLFLRRGQVATAPVTKKAAPLPPPPPLDPATEEQIRATVADLADDDLRRGLAQLLRRQAQLDARRRSDQDLPA, via the coding sequence CCGCCGGCATCGGGGGCGTCCTCCAGGGACTGCTGCAGCAAAAGGGGATGAGCGAGCGCCTGCGCGAGTACCGCGCCTGGCAGGTCTGGAACGAGGTGGTCGGCCCGCAGATCGCCGCCCACGCCCAACCCTGCGGCATCCGTGATGGCATCCTCGAGATCAGGGTTGACCAACCGGTCTGGATGCAGCAGTTGCAGCTGCTGAAACCGAAACTCCTCGCCCGGCTCAACGAACGCCTCGGCGCCGCCCTCTTCCGGGATCTTTTCCTGCGGCGCGGCCAGGTCGCGACCGCCCCCGTCACAAAAAAAGCGGCGCCCCTGCCGCCGCCCCCTCCCCTGGACCCGGCAACGGAGGAACAGATCAGGGCCACCGTGGCCGACCTCGCCGACGACGACCTGCGCCGGGGCCTGGCGCAACTGCTGCGCCGTCAGGCCCAACTCGACGCCCGCCGCCGCAGCGATCAGGACTTGCCCGCGTAA